A window of the Aquarana catesbeiana isolate 2022-GZ linkage group LG05, ASM4218655v1, whole genome shotgun sequence genome harbors these coding sequences:
- the LOC141145885 gene encoding probable serine/threonine-protein kinase DDB_G0277449: MADYYSLGVILFEMATGAEPESVRSRNYFYPGNIDPDLRDVIERLLEEYPRDRWWAVKRLQEHPFFRPIDWKKLEEGKVTSPLCMPECPEIDTNEQFEVKKLIHYRRKKERRIANTQQRLFDGFSFISKKWSKMLNRK; encoded by the exons ATGGCCGACTATTATTCACTTGGTGTCATCCTGTTCGAAATGGCCACAGGAGCAGAGCCAGAATCAGTCCGATCCAGGAACTACTTCTATCCAGGGAACATCGACCCTGACCTTCGAGATGTTATTGAGCGA CTTCTTGAAGAATATCCGAGAGATCGCTGGTGGGCAGTGAAAAGACTGCAAGAACACCCCTTCTTCAGACCTATTGACTGGAAGAAGTTGGAGGAAGGAAAGGTTACATCACCATTGTGTATGCCAGAA TGCCCAGAAATAGACACAAATGAGCAATTTGAAGTGAAGAAACTGATTCACtacagaagaaagaaagagaggagaatTGCAAATACGCAACAGAGATTGTTTGATGGCTTCAGCTTCATAAGCAAGAAATGGAGCAAGATGCTGAATAGGAAATGA